cttatctcagctcactggttaccatagcaacacccacctgtagcatgcgctccagagggtatatctcactggtcatctgCAAAGCCAACACatctttggccacctttccttttAGTTCTCTGCTGCTCCAATTTTTCTTTTTAAATTGGACttatatatctccctcactaactttaagcatcaactatctgagcagctaaccaatcgctgcagctgtacatagcccatctataaatagcccatccaatctacctacctcatccccatattgtttttatttactttttttttgcacaccagtatttctacttgcacatcatcatctgtacatctatacatacagtcaataatacaatagaaaaataagtctatatacgatgtgagcaaatgaggtgagataagggaggtaaaggcaaaaaaaggccacggtggcgaagtaaatacaatatagcaagtaaaacactggaatagatttgcagtggaagaatgtgcaaagtagaaatataaataatggagtgcaaaggagcaaaataaataaataaatacagtaggggaagaagtagttgtttgggctaaattatagatgggctatgcacAGGTGCAGTAATCCATGAGCTGCTctaacagctggtgcttaaagctagtgagggagataagtgtttccagtttgagttttttgtagttcgttcaagccattggcagcagagaactggaaggagaggcggccaaaggaataattggttttgggggtgaccagagagatatacctgctggagcacgtgctacaggtgggtgctgctatggtgaccagcgagctaagataaggggggactttacctagcagggtcttgtagatgacctggagccagtgggtttggcgacgagtatgaagcgagaggggccaacgagagcgtacaggtcgcagtggtgggtagtatatggggctttggtgacaaaacgaatggcactgtgatagactgcatccaatttattgagtagggtattggaggctattttgtagatgacatcgccaaagttgaggattggtaggatggtcagttatacgagggtatgtttggcagcatgagtgaaggatgctttttgttgcgaaataggaagctgattatAGATTTAACTTTGAATTgcagatgtttgatgtgagtctggaaggagagtttacagtctaaccagacacctaggtatttgtagttgtccacatattctaagtcagaaccgtccagagtagtgatgctggacgggcgggcaggtgcaggcagtgatcggttgaaaagcatgcatttagttttacttgtatttaagagttggaggccacggaaggagagctgtaatggcattgaagctcgtctggagggttctTAACAcgttgtccaaagaagggccagaagtatacagaatggtgtcgtctgcgtagaggtggatcagagactcaccagcagcaagagcgacatcattgatgtatacagaggagagtcagcccaagaattgaaccctgtggcacccccatagactgccagaggcccggacaacaggccctccgatttgacacactgaactctatgagagaagtagttggtgaaccaggcgaggcaatcatttgagaaaccaactctgtgttgttgtttgtgtcacactgctttgctttatcttggccaggtcgcagttgtaaatgagaacttgttctctactggcctacctggttaaataaaggtgttctcaactggcctacctggttaaataaaggtgttctcaactggcctacctggttaaataaaggtgaaaaacaaataaaaaaataacatacatttaaaaaaaggtggAATTGCAGGCAAATGAAAGCTCTGCCATTCTACTTACGGTAGAAAAGATCAATTATGGCATAGATTGCTACAGCGACTTGTATGATAGGCTAAGCAGTTACAACGAAGAGGTCAGGAAAAATACATTTCTGTTATAATAAAACAAACAATAATTGTTTATTAAAAAGAGGACTATTAATTACTACCTTTTTGATTCTCTTTACATTCAAAATACTGGTTGTTTGTCCATCCCTTGGGAGCACATTGGATTATGTACACCCTTACCCAACACAACAGAATCAGCATTAACATTTGTGTTTCAAAGTCACTGTTAAACTATAGGATGAAGTCTGCAAGGCAGAGTCCCTGAAAAGAGGTTGGGGGACAAGCTATGCTCTCCTGAGgctgttgtcagtgtagtgttcCTTTCTCGGCTTGGGGACAGATGGGTGGATGACTGGGGTACTGTTCATCAGTGCAGCTCACTGGATCTGAATCCCTGCTGGCTGTGTGTCCTCAGGCAAAGTCCTCCAGGAGTTTCAAGACATTATCTGTGTATTCATTCCTCGGGAGGCCCATCCCACTCAGCTCCACTGGCTGCAGGTCAGGGTGGGGTGGGTTGTAGGAGCAGGGACAGTACAGCTCGTTCAGAGTCAACCAGAAGGCATCAGGATCCACTTCTATTAGGCGGAGGAAGACACTACACAGAATAGAGATAGCACATAGATCAATTCAACTGAATAAAATTACAATAGAAAGCTTACTCTAAAACATAAGGTCATAAATGATATGGGATAAATCACAATATACAGACATGATAAGGAGATGGTATCAGATAAAAACAGGATTTTAATTGTACAGATAGATTTATTATTGCAATACAAATATACCTCAGACAGGCCTCTTGCAGTTTGGGTGGCTGTCTACAGCTGAGGTAGGGCAGGCAGGATTCCGTTACAGCATCCATATCTGAGTCCCCTGCAAATACAACTCAGATATACCAGAAGGAAAACCAaggaaaagaaaaaaaaatgggaaaagaaaaaagaaaatggAGATACTGTTGAGGAAAAAGAAAATACTGAAATGACTTGGGAATTTCACAGCAAGCCTGCTGCCATCTCTGGATTTCACACATCCACTCCCCACTCTCAGTACCTTTCATAACCATGGCAACGCCATCACTTTGTAGTAGTCCCCTTCCCATTCCCCCGATCCCAGACACGTATTCCCTAAGCTCCTAACTGGGCTGCCATTCAAACCTCATTTCAAAATAAGCTTTCTCGCTTCTTGCTAAAGCTTTTCTTATTTGGCAATTCAACCCAGACGGGTGAAAAACCAGCCTGCTCGTTGTGTCAGAAAACATTGGTGCATATTTGAAAAGATAAATGGGATTATTTCAGAACTCATTTGATCCAGTACACCTATCCCCCTCTTTTCTGTGGAATCAAGAGGTGAACACTGAAAATAAATACTGAGAGGGAGGCCAGCCCAGGTGTTTCTCTATTGGGGTAAATAAACTTAAAGCGTATCACATTGGGAGAATTTCTCTATGGCCAAGAATTGCCTTTCTGGAGATGCCCCAAACGGTGAGGTGGTGCTGATGTTTACCAGTGTGTTCTACTATTTCTGCTGCAgcagcctctgtctctctgtgtctcaactTAAACCGACTCAGCTGTATTAATCTGGGGTTGATGTGAAGGGAGGTAGCGTCTTCACAGACCAAGGACAGAAAGACCATGAATCGGCTCAGCTAGGTGAGGTATATCCAAACGGTGGGTGTCATGCTGGCCCTGCCTTGTGTGTCTCGATATCCCTGGACTAAGGCAGCAGCAATGTCTGTCTCCCTTGGGAGCTTGGTTGGGGAAATGTACATGAACATACACCATTCAATGCAGTCTATAGGATACACCCGTGTAATTCCATAACAGTACAATAGTGGCACCTAGTGGCCAAAAACGTTAGCGTTTTAACATTCCCTAAAAAATTATGAAAATAAAGCTGAGTGCCTACCTAGGTCCAGATGAAGGCAGAGAGCCCCCAGGCCCTGCAGCACAGCCAGCTGTAACttgtaggccagggtgtggctGTAGACTGGGCCAGCCCTGGCACTCACTGGCGCCTGTTTGGACAGCCAGGCAGTCAGCTTGGGGATCACCTCTTTAGACACCCTCTTCCTCAGGAAATCTCTGCAGGTTTCCCCCAATGTGCACAGAACCTAGAGAAATGCATCATTATAAATACCAACTGTTCTAGGTGAATCATATGTATACAGTCAGGTCCGTAAATATTTAGACATTGACCAAGTTATTATTATCTACCACAGCATATTGGAGTTGAAATTAAATAATGAATATGAGCTGAAAGTGCAGactttcagctttaatttgagtaTTCCAAATCTGGTGAATGGTGTATGAATTACAGCACTTTCTATATGTGGTCGCCCTCTTTTTAAGGGACCCAAAGTAACTGGACAATTGGCTTCTCAGCTGTTCTAtgagcattttacatttacatttaagtcatttagcagacgctcttatccagagcgacttacaaattggtgcattcaccttatgacatccagtgggacagtcacttaacaatagtgcatctaaaacttagggggggtggggtgagagggattacttaacctatcctaggtattccttaaagaggtggggtttcaggtgtctccggaaggtggtgattgactccgctgtcctggcgtcgtgagggagtttgttccaccattggggggccagggcagcgaacagttttgactgggctgagcgggagctgtacttcctcagtggtagggaggcgagcaggccagaggtggatgaacgcagtgcccttgtttgggtgtagggtctGTGTTATTCCCTCATTAGTTAATTTACACTCgcggctcctgagtggcgcagcagtctaaggcactgcatctcagtgctaaaggtgtcactacagacaccctggttcgactCCGAGCTAATTCagaaccggccgtgattgggagtcccatagggtggggCAGCGTCGTGGCGCAGCGTCGTCACTTGTCTGgtttaaataaaaaaaggaaGCAGATAAAAGGTCTAGAGTTGATTTCAAGAGTGGCATTTGGAATCTGTTGCTGTTAACACTCAATATGAAGTCCAAAGAGCTGTCACTGCCAGTGAAGCAAGCCATCATTAGGCTGACAAAACAACTCCATCAGAGAGATAGCAAAAACATTAGGTGTGGCCAAATCAACTATTTGGGACATTCTTAAAAAGAAAGAATGCACGGGTGAGTTCAGGAACACCAAAAGTCCCGGAAGACCATGGAAAACAACTGTGGTGACAGAATAATTATTTCCCTGGTGAAGAAAAGCCCCTTGGCCAGATCAAAGACACCCTCCAGGAGGCAGGCCTATCTGTGTCAAAGTCAACAATCAAGAGAACACTTCACTAGAGTAAAAACAGAGGGTTTACCACAAGATGTAAACCATTGGTATGCCTCAAAAACAGGAAGACCGGATTAGTTTGTCAACCAACATGTAAAAAAGCCTGTACAGTTCAGGAACAACGTCCTATGGACAGATGAGACAAAGATCGACTTGTACCAGAATGAAGAGAAGAGAATGGAAAAGGGAAGGAACGGCTCATGACAAAGATCGACTTGTACCAGAATGAAGAGAAGAGAATGGAAAAGGGGTGTCTTTGATCTGCCCCTTtgtctggggcggcagggtagcctagtggttagagcgttggactagtaaccagaaggttgcaagttcaaacccctgagctgacaatctgtcgttctgcccctgaacaggcagttaacccactgttcctaggccatcattgaaaataagaatttgttcttaactgacttgcctagttaaataaaggtaaaaaaataaataaaataaaaatctgtgAAGCATGGTGACAAAGGAAGCAGGATCAATTCTGAAGTGTTTAGGCCTATATTATCTGCTCAGATTCAGCCAAATTCTTCAAAACTCATTGGATGGTACTTCGCAGTGCATACTGCGAAAGCAATGCAATACTTTTTTAAGACGAAGAAGTGGAATGTTCTGCAATGGCCAAGTCAATCACCTGAAGCCAATTGAGCATGCATGTCACTTGCTGAAGGAAGGCAAAACTGAAGGAAAAACGCCCCAAGATCAAGCAGGAACTGAAGACAGTAAAGGCCTGACAGCATCACCAGGGAAGAAACCCATCTGGTGATGTCTATGGGTTCAAGGCTTCAGGCAGTCACTGACTGCAAAGGATTTGCAACCAAATATTAAAACTCACAATTTAATTTATGATTATGTTAGTTTGTCAAATTACTTTTGAGCCCCTAAAATTGGGGGGCTATGTATAAAAATGGCTGTAATTCCATAACAGTTCATACAATAATTTTGACAAAACCTTAAATTAAAGATGAAAGTCTACACTTAAAGCACATCTTGATTATTTCCTTTCAAATCCATTGTGGTGGCGTACAGAGACAAAATTATGCAAATTGTGTCACTTTCCAAATACTTATGGACCTGACTGACAAATTAATTCCCATGTGTACTTTTTCCTAATTATGTAATCAACTATGTATTATGTAAACAGGAAATGATTATTATTTAACTGAGTGAAGGTGAGAGCAGTAGTGAAATAGACACCCTGAAGGCTCGGAGGACAGCTAATGGGTCATCAGCAGTAAGTCTGAGCAGCAGGGCAGGCCAGCAGCGGTGGGCCATGGGCAGTAGCTCATTCTCCTTCTGacttagtacacacacacacagttccaacACATCCAGGACCTGCAACAAACCATATCAAAAACCTGGGTCAGGACTCACAGAATTGGAGATAGTGAGCACACGTGACAGCAACATGCGGCAGAGGCTTATATTTGATTGAACTCTCTGGTCTATAGATTTCAAGCCAAGTATCTTTGAATTCAAAAGAATCTAGAGGACTACCTTGAGTCTGAGTCTCAGGCTGGGGTCTGAGAGCAGGTGAATGCAGCGCTCCATGACATCTTTAGCTATGGTGATGTGGGCTGGAAGCTCAACTTTCACATCAGGACCATCCATATCCTCTTCACAGTCCAGGCTTGGTGGGAGCTCTGAATTCAAATCAAAATAATAAAACACGTTTGAATTCAGTGCTAAAAACCCAGCGACTCATAACACTGATGGGTTCTGATTTCTGTTGCAACATTTTTAATTGACATTTTTGAAACATGACTAACTGTCACAGCAGCACACCACACAAAATCGTCCCGATGCCTAAAAAGCAGCGCAATCACTCAATGACTTATTCAGGTCTGACACGGCACAGTAGTGTTGAGAACCTTCACCAAGCACAGCGCTAATGTTGTGCATCATTAATGTGAGAACTTTGTTTTCAGGGGAATAGTgtggcagtcagagagagccCTAACTAACCTGGGTGCTCTGtgccctcctcctctgccccgaTGCCCACTGCCAGCTCCTTCTGTTTGTGGTAGTCCAGGAGAAACTGGCGCACATTCAGCTGGTCCTGCTCACGCCACACCTTCTTGGTTCCCAAAGCGTCACTTGTTCCCGCAACACTAGAAGGGAACCACCTCGCTGTAGTGGAAAAGCAACATGATTAAGATTGTATTACTTAGGCTGTGTTAGCTAAAGGTTGTCATTTTGTGTCCTGTGTTTCAATTTCCACTGAGTTCTCCAATTCAAAAGCATGCCATGACATGGTGATAACAATGTTGTAAACTAGGGAAAACATTTAAGTGGATGTGGATACTTTACCTAGAGCCTTCATAAGTGAGTGCAGCACAGTGCAGAACAGAGGGGACGTCTCGTCGTAGCTCATGTCCAGAGCCAGCAGCACGTCCTGGACTATGTCCCCCACCAGAGGCAGCAAGCTGGGGTCGGAGTGACTGAACATGACGGTGAGGACCCTGGGGGCGTGGGGGTGGACACCCAGCCTCTGGAGGTTCAAAGACACGTCGTTCAGCAGGTAATCTGAGTTCTCATTGATCAGCTCCTTCAGGGAGGCGTATCCACAGGCCTGGCTGATGTCCCACATGGCATCCAGCGCTGCCTGGCTGATCAACAGGGTTTCATCCCCGGCCTTCTCCAGAACCGGGTACAGTGATGTCATCAGAATGAGACGGAAGTCCATCCCCAAGGCCTGGGCGAAGCAGCCTATCCCCTCCAATTGAATGCAGATCTGCCAGATGTTGCTGTTCAGCTCGTGGATGTTGGAGCTCTTGTGGACTGCTTGGACCAACTGGAGGGGATTCCCTTTCCCTTCAACCCCATTAGATATGGAGAAGAGACTAAACTGAGTTTGCTGCTCCTGTTCCCCTCTGTCTGACTCCTCACCAATAAGGGTTGGCAGGTGCCAGTGGCTCAGGCAGATGTACTCCTCTATGATGGATTCTACTACTGCTTTCAGGTCCTCCTGACTGGGCACTCCCTGCCTCTCCTGCCCTCCTGCCACACCGATGCCTGCTGCTCCTGTGATCACCTCATTCAGCACCATTGCAGCTTGCTTCCTGTAGACCGACGACTCCTTGTACAGATCCATGAAGTGATCTACTAGGAGATAGACGTTCCCATAGTAACCTAACACCCTGCAGATCTCCTTGAGCAGGGAGAAGATTCTTTCGTCTGTGAAGTATAGGAAGTGCTTCCTCTGAGCATGTGCCCCATGTGGCCCGGGCCCCGTCTCCACAGTTACGGCAGAGCTCCTCTCCTCCACGATGCGTACATCCATCACGTCTAACTCCAACACCTGCATCAGGGCCTTGGACACCCGCTGGAGGTGGGCCGCCGAGTTGAGTACCACTATCACCTTGGGGCCCAGGATTTTGAGGTAGCCCAGGAACACGTTGAGGACAAACACCTTACGCTGGTCATCAGACGTTCTCATGAGACGCGGCAGCGAGGTGGCAAGGGAGTGGAGGTTCTCTGACAGAATGTCAGCAAAGGCCTGGTTGTTACTATCTGAGCTCTGATGCCTCTCTGCCACCTCCCTCAGGGCAGCCTCACACCTCTCCCTCACAGTGGGCTCCTCATCGTTCACAGCCCCCACCAGAGCCTCCAGGAGGGGGCCCACACACTCACCCAGGGAGGAGTTACAGTTGGCCAGGAGGTGGTCTGAGAAGTTCACCATCTCAAGCCTCACTCTCCAGTGCTGATGAGCTGAGGTGCAGGAGATTA
Above is a genomic segment from Oncorhynchus gorbuscha isolate QuinsamMale2020 ecotype Even-year linkage group LG10, OgorEven_v1.0, whole genome shotgun sequence containing:
- the tti1 gene encoding TELO2-interacting protein 1 homolog, with translation MDHQIDDPKLAFAYLRPACVLLTREPTVGNVETLSTQLRHVNHGTLQQLQDYVLFPLRFILKIPGPKRDGLIQAVAEAMGYVLENTCVRSWETLRDLLSELCLCLCSPTDPGKPAPTSEELRAAVLRCLDALLHAAYGDVVFKLFEPIILPGLGAAISLLLALGEQEKSRTVQAAALKCLQALTLQCDCSMDHVLVDQKERRILGSTMASFLPGITIAVSRVITGDMRHGHAVTVRAIKVWFKTVGLVMADDQLQNTGNGERQLWELGRVWELVVQRTQDWVRDTSGRLALLLKKIISCTSAHQHWRVRLEMVNFSDHLLANCNSSLGECVGPLLEALVGAVNDEEPTVRERCEAALREVAERHQSSDSNNQAFADILSENLHSLATSLPRLMRTSDDQRKVFVLNVFLGYLKILGPKVIVVLNSAAHLQRVSKALMQVLELDVMDVRIVEERSSAVTVETGPGPHGAHAQRKHFLYFTDERIFSLLKEICRVLGYYGNVYLLVDHFMDLYKESSVYRKQAAMVLNEVITGAAGIGVAGGQERQGVPSQEDLKAVVESIIEEYICLSHWHLPTLIGEESDRGEQEQQTQFSLFSISNGVEGKGNPLQLVQAVHKSSNIHELNSNIWQICIQLEGIGCFAQALGMDFRLILMTSLYPVLEKAGDETLLISQAALDAMWDISQACGYASLKELINENSDYLLNDVSLNLQRLGVHPHAPRVLTVMFSHSDPSLLPLVGDIVQDVLLALDMSYDETSPLFCTVLHSLMKALARWFPSSVAGTSDALGTKKVWREQDQLNVRQFLLDYHKQKELAVGIGAEEEGTEHPELPPSLDCEEDMDGPDVKVELPAHITIAKDVMERCIHLLSDPSLRLRLKVLDVLELCVCVLSQKENELLPMAHRCWPALLLRLTADDPLAVLRAFRVLCTLGETCRDFLRKRVSKEVIPKLTAWLSKQAPVSARAGPVYSHTLAYKLQLAVLQGLGALCLHLDLGDSDMDAVTESCLPYLSCRQPPKLQEACLSVFLRLIEVDPDAFWLTLNELYCPCSYNPPHPDLQPVELSGMGLPRNEYTDNVLKLLEDFA